Sequence from the Nocardia cyriacigeorgica GUH-2 genome:
TGCCGCTGTTCCACGCCAACGCCTGGGGCCTGCCGTACGCGGCACTGATGGCGGGCGCGAATCTGCTGATGCCGGACCGTTTCTTGCAGCCGGGTCCGCTGCTGGAGATGATGGCCGAGGTCAAGCCGACCTTCGCCGCCGCGGTGCCCACCATCTGGGGTGGCGTGCTGGCCGGGCTGGCCGCCGCGCCGCAGGACATCACGCATCTGCGGTCGGTGGTCGTCGGCGGCTCGGCGGTGCCGCCGTCGATGATGCGCGACTTCCAGGAAAAGCACGGCGTACGAGTGGTGCACGCCTGGGGCATGACCGAGACCTCGCCGCTGGGCAGCGTCGCGCATCCGCCCGCCGGTGTGGAAGGCGAAGAGGAATGGGCCTACCGGGTCACCCAGGGCCGCTTCCCGGCCGGCGTGCAGGCGCGGCTGGTGGCCGACGACGGCAGCGTGGTGCCCAACGACGGTGAATCCCTCGGCGAGCTCGAGGTGCGCGGGCCGTGGATCACCGGCTCCTACTATTCGCCCGACGGATCCCCGGTCGACCCGGACAAGTTCGACGACGGCTGGCTGCGCACCGGCGATGTCGGCAAGATCAGCCCCAACGGCTACCTCACCCTGGTCGACCGCTCCAAGGACGTGATCAAGTCCGGCGGCGAGTGGATCTCCTCGGTCGATCTGGAGAACGCGGTGATGGGTCACCAGTCGGTGGCCGAGGCCGCGGTGATCGGTGTGCCGGATGAGAAGTGGGACGAGCGCCCGCTGGTGGCCATCGTGCTCACCGAGGGCGCCGAGGCCGGTGAGAAGCAGGCCGAGGAGCTGCGTGAGTTCCTGGCGGCCAAGTTCGCGAAATGGCAGCTGCCGGAACGGTGGACGTTCATCGCCGAGGTGCCCAAGACCAGCGTCGGCAAGTTCGACAAGAAGCGCCTGCGCGCCCAGTACGCCGACGGCGACCTCTCGGTGATCACCCTCGGCTGACCCCCGCTACGACGGACGGCCCGCTCGAATCCGAGCGGGCCGTTCGCTGTGTACGGCGCTGGCACACCGTATACACGAGGGCGCCTAGCAGTTACGTAGTTCCGGGCTCTGGTTGAGCAGCTGGGCGCGGGTGCTGATGAACTTGGTGTAGGTCTCGCCGCCGACGGCCGACAGCGGGAACGCCGCCACCCGGTGGCAGTTCTGGAAGGCCAGCTTCACCCCGAAATGCCGTTCCAGGCCACCGCGAATCGCATCGGAGGCCAGGGCGCGCAGCAGTTGACCGCGGGCGACCTCGTCCGGCGGCGGTACCTCGTTGTCGGCGAATTCCGCCGTGCCCTCCTGTAATTCACCGGCCACCCGGCTGACCACTTCCCAGGCGTAGGGCAGGGAGTTCTTGACACATTCGACGAATTCGGCGTCGTCTATTTCGCCGCGTTCGGCGCGTTCGAGCAGTGCGGTGGGGACATCGAGGGACATAGCGCTCTCCTGTCGGTTCGCTGCGATCGGCGACTCGATTCTAAACGAAAGTCGTTGTCAACAAGACTGGATTCGTCGTGAAAGTGCCGACTCCAGCGCGGTTTTCGTCTCGGCAGCCAGCGTGGCGACCAGCTCGGCGGCGGGGAGTTGCCTGGTCAGCGAATGTGCTTGGCCGGCCCAGAGGTTCACCGCGTCGGCGTCACCGGCGGTGCGGGCGGCTGCTCGCAACGGCGCTGTGGCGTAGTGGATCTCCGGGTAGGCGACGGGGGCGCCGGCGGTGTAGTCGGTGAGGAAGCGGTTGCGGACGCCACGGGCGCGTCGTCCGGTGAAGGCGCGGGTCAGCATGGTCGGGGTCGCGGTGCCGACGGCCTCGCGCAGGAGTTGATTGGTGCCGGCCTCGGGGCAGCGCAGGAACGCGGTGCCGACTTGGGCGGCACACGCACCGGCGGCGAGCGCGGCGGCGATGCCCGCGCCGGTGGCCAGGCCGCCCGCCGCGATGACCGGGCGGTCGGTCGCGGCGGTGAGCAGTTGTAGCAGGGTCAGCAGGGCGAGGGGATCGGTGGCGTCGTCGTCGACCCGGTCGACGAAGGTGGCGCGATGGCCGCCCGCCTCGGCGCCCTGGGCGATGAGCACATCGGCGCCCGCCTCGACGGCGATGGCGGCCTCGGCGGGGGCGGTGACCGTCACCCAGACCTCCGAGCCCGCCTTGTGCAGCCTCGCCACCTCGGCCGCGGACGGGCAGCCGAAGGTGAACGTCACGACGGCGACGGGTTCGGCGGTCAGCAGGTCGAGCTTGGCGTCCCAGTCGTCGGTGTCGTGCTTCGGCTCGCCCACCGGGAACCGCGCGCGCAGCCTGTCGAGGTATCCGGCGTACGCGGCGGGCGGGGTCGGCGGGGTGGGGACGAACAGATTCACCCCGAACGGCCGAGTGGTCGCCGCGCGGGTGGCGGCGATGCGTTCGGCGAGGGCGCTCGCGGTGAGGTAGCCGGCGGCCAGTACGCCGAATCCGCCGGCCTCGGCGACCGCAGCGGTGAGTTCGGGAGTGGAGGGTCCGCCCGCCATCGGGGCGAGCACGATCGGTACGTCGATGTCGTCGATGATCACGATCCGAGTCTGCCGCCGTTACCGTTCGCGGGCGCGC
This genomic interval carries:
- a CDS encoding SCO5389 family protein is translated as MSLDVPTALLERAERGEIDDAEFVECVKNSLPYAWEVVSRVAGELQEGTAEFADNEVPPPDEVARGQLLRALASDAIRGGLERHFGVKLAFQNCHRVAAFPLSAVGGETYTKFISTRAQLLNQSPELRNC
- a CDS encoding long-chain fatty acid--CoA ligase, encoding MLSTMQDDQLSLATLLRYASTFVGDATVSTWTGDGVRTMTYREVGADAARLANALRGLGIGEGDRVGTFMWNNNEHLVAYVAVPAMGAVLHALNIRLFPDQLVFVADHAEDQVVIVDGTLVPMFAQYLPRLKTVRHVIVANGDAATLTAPEGVQVHSYRELLDAQSDSFDFPVIEERSAAAMCYTSGTTGDPKGVVYSHRSNWLHAMQVASPNGMGLYNTDTILAIVPLFHANAWGLPYAALMAGANLLMPDRFLQPGPLLEMMAEVKPTFAAAVPTIWGGVLAGLAAAPQDITHLRSVVVGGSAVPPSMMRDFQEKHGVRVVHAWGMTETSPLGSVAHPPAGVEGEEEWAYRVTQGRFPAGVQARLVADDGSVVPNDGESLGELEVRGPWITGSYYSPDGSPVDPDKFDDGWLRTGDVGKISPNGYLTLVDRSKDVIKSGGEWISSVDLENAVMGHQSVAEAAVIGVPDEKWDERPLVAIVLTEGAEAGEKQAEELREFLAAKFAKWQLPERWTFIAEVPKTSVGKFDKKRLRAQYADGDLSVITLG
- a CDS encoding NAD(P)H-dependent flavin oxidoreductase — its product is MIIDDIDVPIVLAPMAGGPSTPELTAAVAEAGGFGVLAAGYLTASALAERIAATRAATTRPFGVNLFVPTPPTPPAAYAGYLDRLRARFPVGEPKHDTDDWDAKLDLLTAEPVAVVTFTFGCPSAAEVARLHKAGSEVWVTVTAPAEAAIAVEAGADVLIAQGAEAGGHRATFVDRVDDDATDPLALLTLLQLLTAATDRPVIAAGGLATGAGIAAALAAGACAAQVGTAFLRCPEAGTNQLLREAVGTATPTMLTRAFTGRRARGVRNRFLTDYTAGAPVAYPEIHYATAPLRAAARTAGDADAVNLWAGQAHSLTRQLPAAELVATLAAETKTALESALSRRIQSC